From the Simplicispira suum genome, the window CAACAACGACCCGAAAGACGGTCTTCGGAGCATGCGGTGAAACCTGATACTCGCGATTTTATTGCTGGCGTTGCCATGATGGCGATTGGTGGTTTTGTGGCGCTTTATGCGTCCAACCAGTATCAAATCGGCGATGCCGCCCGCATGGGGCCGGGCTACTTCCCCACGTTGCTGGGCGCTATCCTGGCCTTTCTTGGCCTGGTGATCACGGTGCTCTCGTTCCGTGAGGTGGTCCATATCCTCACGCCGCCGCCGTTCACGCCGCGACCCTTCATCGCAGTGATCGCTGCGGTGGCGCTGTTCGCCTTGCTTATTACGCGCATCGGGCTCATCCCGACGACCATTCTGATGGTCATCGTCACCGCTGCGGGAAGCAACAGCTTCCGGCCGGGACGAGCCTTGGTGCTCGGAGTGTCCCTTTCAGCTATTGCCTGGCTCATCTTTTCTTTTGGTCTGCAGATGACTCTGCCCGCCTTTGCCTGGGAGTTTTGAGCCATGGAATTCTTTTCGCTCTTTGCGGCCAATCTCGCCATAGGTATCCAGGAGGCGGTGACGCTGACCAACCTCTGGTACTGCTTTGTCGGGGTGTTTCTGGGCACCTTGGTCGGTGTGCTGCCGGGGCTGGGTTCGCTGATTGCGATTTCGCTGCTGCTGCCCATCACCTACCACCTGCCTGCTACAGGGGCGCTCATCATGCTGGCCGGGGTGTACTTTGGTGCCGACTACGGAGGCGGCACCTGCTCGATTTTGCTGGGGGTGCCTGGACACGCGGCGGCTGCGGTCGATGTGCTTGACGGCTACCCCATGGCCAAGCAGGGGCGCGGCGGCATTGCGCTGTTCATGAAGTGCATCGCCTCGTTCTGGGGCTCGGTCGTCGGCATCACGCTGCTGATGTTTTTCGCCCCGATTCTCGCGGGCTGGGCCTTGAATTTCGGGCCTTCCGAATACTGTGCGCTGATGTTGCTGGGCCTGATTGCCGCCTCGACGGTGGGTCAGGGTTCGCCCATCAAGGGCGTAGCGATGGTGTTCGTCGGTCTCATCCTGGGTGTGGTGGGAACCGACATCAACAGCGGGGTGTCGCGCTTTGCTTTTGATATTCCCGAACTGACCGACGGCATCAGCCTGGTGGCCATGGCCATGGGTCTGTTTGCGATCACCGAAGTCATCAAGAGCGCCAACACGTCGCGAGTGACGCCGGAAGAGCAGAGTTTTTCGCTGCGCGACCAGATGCCCACGCGCGAAGACTGGCGCCGCTCTTTCGGCCCGATGCTGCGCGGCTCAGGGCTGGGGGCGTTCTTTGGTTCGCTTCCTGGCACCAGCGGTGGCATGGCGACTTTTCTGTCTTATTCGATGGAAAAGCGGATTTCCAAGCACCCGGAAGAATTCGGCAAGGGCGCGATCGAAGGGATTGCCGGCCCCGAGGCCTGCAACAACGCCGGTGTGGGCACGGCCTTCATTCCGACGCTGACGCTGGGTATCCCGGGCGACGCCATCATGGCGCTGATGTTGGGTGCTCTCACCATCCAGGGCATTCAGCCCGGCCCTCAGGTGCTTACCAGCCACCCCGAACTGTTCTGGGGCCTGATCGTCAGCTTCTTCATCGGCAACCTCTTTCTGGTGATCCTGAACATTCCGCTGATCGGCATGTGGGTCAAGCTGCTGTCCATTCCCTACCACCTGATGTTCCCATCCATTGTGCTGTTCACCTGCATCGGGGTGTACAGCACCAGCAACAGCACCTTCGACGTCTGGATTTTGCTGGGCTTTGGCTTCGTGGGCTATCTGATGGCGCTGCTGCGCCTGGAGGTGGTGCCGGTGCTGCTGGGCCTGATTCTGGGGCCGATGCTGGAGGAGAACTTCCGTAGAACGCTGCTGCTCTCGCGCGGCAGCTTCAGCGTGTTCGTCGAGCGGCCGATCACCGCTGTGGCGCTCGCGGTCTGCGCGGGCTTGTTGATCTGGTCGATCTGGGGCAGCATGAAGAAGAAGGTCGTGGCCTGAGGCCACCGGGCGGGCTGGGCGCGCGTTGCTGCGCCCGCCTACCCCTCTCGCACTACTTGCCCTGCAAGTAGCGGCGCGACAATTCGCTTCGTGCGGGCGCATCGAGACCCAGCACTTCGGTGAGATAGGTTTCATGCCCGCCATAGTCCTGATCCACCTTCTGCAGAGCGGTGTCGAGAAACTCGCGCTGCACGCGCCAGAGCACGGCAAGCACCTCTTCCGGCGCATGCCCCGCCGCCATCGCCGGGCGGCGATAAAGCTCGTTGGTGAGCAAATAGTCGCGCATCACCACGTCGCGCGGCACGCCGAGCGCCAGCAGAATGAGCGCTGCAGCAAAACCCGTGCGGTCCTTGCCAGCGGTGCAGTGAAAGACCAGCGGCGCGTCCTTGGCGAGCAGGATGCGAAAGAACTCGGCAAAACGCGGTGCGTTCTCATGCACAAAGCCGCGATAGGTTTCCTGCATCAGCTCGACGGCGTCTTGCGACGTGAGCGCACGGCCGCTGCGCTGCAATTCAATGGCACGCTGCACCACGGTGGGCTCAATGGCCAGCTGGTGGTGCTCGACTTCGGGCAACAGATAGGCAAGCTGGGCGCGCTCCTGCTCGCCACGAAAATCCACTGTGCGCGCGATGCCCAGCGCAGCCAGGCGTGCCCGGTCGTCCGGTGTGAGCGATGCCAGGTGGTCGGAGCGAAAAATGCGCCGCCACGCCACCTGCCGACCGTCCTGGCCGGTGTAACCCCCCAGATCGCGGAAGTTGCTGGCGCCAGCCAGCGGCAGGGAACGGGAGGGTGTTGCGTCGGGCATGGGAGCCTGCGGTGGGGGCAAATCGGGTGTGTGCATGGCGCTGAGCGTAGCGCAAGCGGCTAGATGGGGCTCGGCCCCATCCATATGCCGCTTCGCAGGCCTGTGGGGCGCTCGGCAGCCCAGACCTGCCCGCTGGTGGTCCAGGCTTCTTCCTGTACGCTCAGTCCGGCAAACACGCCATAGCCATCGCCAGGGCAGATCGATTGCCCGGCCGAGAGGGTTTCACCGGCCTTGATCGCACCCTGCGCGTGAATCGATTCGCCGGCCTTGATGCCCCAGCCCGCTTCGAGATGCACCACTCCACCGATGGCGCCGCCCACCAGAATGCCCTGAACGGTGCGCAAACTCTCGCGCACCGTCAGGTGCCCACCCACGCGCAGGCCTTTGCCGCACTCCACGGCGCCGTGCGCGATGAGGTCCTGCCCGACGAATCCGCCGCCCAGCAGCTGCAAACGCCCGCCGCAAATGGCGTCCCAGCCTGCACGCAGGTCGCCGGCGCAGGTGATGTCGCCCCCGGTCTCGATGCCCCACTGCGCGCGCACATCGCCGCCCGCCTGCAGCGCAGCACCCGCTCGGATGCTGCCTTCCACGCGGATATCGCCGCCCACGGTGATGGCGCCACCGGCACGCAGGCCGCCCCCGGCGCGAATGGACCCGCCGGTGTGAATGACGGTGTCGGCATCGATGCTGCCGCGCACCTCCAGCGTTCCGGCAAAGACGATGGCTTCAGCGTCGAGCGCGTCCAGCGTGAGCACCTCCTGCGTCGGCCCAAACTGCGTGAGCAGCCAGCAGGCGTCTTCTACGCGTCCGGCCTGGACCAAGGTGTCCAGGGCTTCCTGGTAGCCGCTGCCGTCCTGGACGTTGCGGCTGAACCAGCGAAAGCCGTTGGCGCACGGGTTCTTGGATCGCAGGAATTGCTTGGTGAACTCCATGCCGGCGACGGCACCGCGAGAGGCGGCCAAGGCGGGGGCTTGCAAAGAGCAAGGCTGGATGGACGGGTGTCCATCGGTGGCAAGTTCGGGTGGCATGGCC encodes:
- a CDS encoding tripartite tricarboxylate transporter TctB family protein, whose amino-acid sequence is MKPDTRDFIAGVAMMAIGGFVALYASNQYQIGDAARMGPGYFPTLLGAILAFLGLVITVLSFREVVHILTPPPFTPRPFIAVIAAVALFALLITRIGLIPTTILMVIVTAAGSNSFRPGRALVLGVSLSAIAWLIFSFGLQMTLPAFAWEF
- a CDS encoding tripartite tricarboxylate transporter permease; the protein is MEFFSLFAANLAIGIQEAVTLTNLWYCFVGVFLGTLVGVLPGLGSLIAISLLLPITYHLPATGALIMLAGVYFGADYGGGTCSILLGVPGHAAAAVDVLDGYPMAKQGRGGIALFMKCIASFWGSVVGITLLMFFAPILAGWALNFGPSEYCALMLLGLIAASTVGQGSPIKGVAMVFVGLILGVVGTDINSGVSRFAFDIPELTDGISLVAMAMGLFAITEVIKSANTSRVTPEEQSFSLRDQMPTREDWRRSFGPMLRGSGLGAFFGSLPGTSGGMATFLSYSMEKRISKHPEEFGKGAIEGIAGPEACNNAGVGTAFIPTLTLGIPGDAIMALMLGALTIQGIQPGPQVLTSHPELFWGLIVSFFIGNLFLVILNIPLIGMWVKLLSIPYHLMFPSIVLFTCIGVYSTSNSTFDVWILLGFGFVGYLMALLRLEVVPVLLGLILGPMLEENFRRTLLLSRGSFSVFVERPITAVALAVCAGLLIWSIWGSMKKKVVA
- a CDS encoding tyrosine-protein phosphatase, whose amino-acid sequence is MHTPDLPPPQAPMPDATPSRSLPLAGASNFRDLGGYTGQDGRQVAWRRIFRSDHLASLTPDDRARLAALGIARTVDFRGEQERAQLAYLLPEVEHHQLAIEPTVVQRAIELQRSGRALTSQDAVELMQETYRGFVHENAPRFAEFFRILLAKDAPLVFHCTAGKDRTGFAAALILLALGVPRDVVMRDYLLTNELYRRPAMAAGHAPEEVLAVLWRVQREFLDTALQKVDQDYGGHETYLTEVLGLDAPARSELSRRYLQGK